From the Corynebacterium sp. P3-F1 genome, the window TCCGGGAAAGTCGGCGTGTGCCTGGCCACCTCGGGCCCCGGTGCGACCAACCTGGTCACCGCACTGGCAGATGCATACCTCGACTCGGTGCCTATCGTGGCAATCACCGGCCAGGTTGGCACGCCGCTGCTGGGCACCGACGCGTTCCAGGAGGCGGATATCCGCGGCATCACCATGCCGATCACGAAACACAGCATCATGGTGACTGACCCGGAGGAGATTCCGCAGGCCCTGGCTGAGGCTTTCCACCTCGCCAGCACTGGTCGTCCCGGCCCTGTTCTGGTGGACTTCCCCAAAGACATCCAGAACGCCGAGATCGATTTCGCGTGGCCGCCGGTCGTGGATCTCCCGGGCTACAAGCCGACGACGAACCCGCACGGCCGCCAGATCACCTCGGCAGCGAAGATGATCGCCAGCGCCGAGCGCCCGGTGATTTATGCAGGTGGCGGCATCATCAAGGCAAATGCGTCGAAGGAGCTCCTGAAATTCGCGGAGGCCACCGGTGTTCCGGTGGTGACCACGCTCATGGCGCTGGGCGCGTTCCCGTCGCACCACCCACTGAACATGGGCATGCCGGGTATGCACGGCACCGTCCCCGCCGTGGCCGCTCTGCAGAAAGCTGACCTTCTTATCACCATCGGCGCGCGTTTCGACGACCGCGTGACCGGCGACCCCGATCACTTCGCACCGGACGCAAAGGTGATTCACGCCGATGTCGATCCGGCCGAGATCGGCAAGATCCGCGCCGTCGATGTGCCGATCGTCGGCGACGCCAAGGAAGTTCTGCGCGAGCTGACCGAGCCGTTCAAGAAGGGCAAGAAGATCTCTGCTCCGGAGATCGGCGAATGGAAAGATTACCTCGCCGACATGAAGGAGCGTTTCCCGCGCGGCTACGAAAAGCACGCCGACGGCACGCTGTCGCCGCAATTCGTCATTGAGACTCTGTCCAAAGAAGTCGGGCCCGAAGCGGTTTACGTGGCGGGTGTCGGCCAGCACCAGATGTGGTCCGCGCAGTTCCTCGACTTCGAGCACCCGCGCACGTGGCTGAACTCCGGCGGCCTGGGCACGATGGGCTATTCCATCCCGGCAGCCCTCGGCGCAAAGGCAGCATGCCCGGACAAGGAAGTGTGGGCCATCGACGGCGACGGCTGCTTCCAGATGACCAACCAGGAAATCACCACCGCCGCGGTGGAGGGGTTCCCGATCAAGATCGCCTTGATCAACAACGGGAATTTGGGCATGGTCCGTCAATGGCAGACCCTGTTCTACGACGGCCACTACTCCCACACAAAGCTGCACCAGGACGAAACCTACATCCCCGATTTCCTCGGTTTGGCCAGCGCACTCGGTGCTGAGGCCATCCGGGTGACTACGGAAGAAGAGGTCCTGCCAGCCATCAAACGCGCACGCGAGATCAACGACCGTCCGGTGCTCATCGACTTCGTCGTTGGTGAGGACGCCCAGGTGTGGCCGATGATCTCCGCGGGCAGCTCCAACTCGGAAATCCAGTACGCGCGCGATCTGCGCCCGCTTTTCGACGAAGACATGTCAGCCGGCGAGACCCCAGCCGACATCCACGAGACCGTAGCCGAATCCAAGACCGAGTCTGCGGCTGCAGCGGAGGAGAAGTAATGACC encodes:
- a CDS encoding acetolactate synthase large subunit, with the translated sequence MAASQKKQAERMTGAEAIVRSLEELGTDVVFGIPGGAVLPLYDALFAAKKLRHVLVRHEQGGGHAAEGYAQASGKVGVCLATSGPGATNLVTALADAYLDSVPIVAITGQVGTPLLGTDAFQEADIRGITMPITKHSIMVTDPEEIPQALAEAFHLASTGRPGPVLVDFPKDIQNAEIDFAWPPVVDLPGYKPTTNPHGRQITSAAKMIASAERPVIYAGGGIIKANASKELLKFAEATGVPVVTTLMALGAFPSHHPLNMGMPGMHGTVPAVAALQKADLLITIGARFDDRVTGDPDHFAPDAKVIHADVDPAEIGKIRAVDVPIVGDAKEVLRELTEPFKKGKKISAPEIGEWKDYLADMKERFPRGYEKHADGTLSPQFVIETLSKEVGPEAVYVAGVGQHQMWSAQFLDFEHPRTWLNSGGLGTMGYSIPAALGAKAACPDKEVWAIDGDGCFQMTNQEITTAAVEGFPIKIALINNGNLGMVRQWQTLFYDGHYSHTKLHQDETYIPDFLGLASALGAEAIRVTTEEEVLPAIKRAREINDRPVLIDFVVGEDAQVWPMISAGSSNSEIQYARDLRPLFDEDMSAGETPADIHETVAESKTESAAAAEEK